The Juglans regia cultivar Chandler chromosome 10, Walnut 2.0, whole genome shotgun sequence genome includes the window cgcGTGAATGATGTATATTACAAAAGCTTTTGAATAAAGTTATtcataatatgaaaaattctacttatcatcatCTACATTACAcaccaacatgtgatttatcatttttatcattctatttacacacatatgtgatttgtcaatatgtgtatttaaataaaatgataaatcacatattaatgtGTGGTATggtgatgataaatataatttttcttcataatatatatatacacacacatgtataACTCTATTATAAGATCTCTATACTATACACTATATGTCTAGGATACCAGTTTTGAGTAATGGAAATGTAGTGTTTAGAATCTTTAGCTGAAAAGCTATTAACATGAtctcctctaatcttatttatttgtaaatctagatttttaaattggttttcaatattactaatttcagagtCAGATAATACATGTGAGTCTGTcttacttaatacattaatatgaggTTGTTTTGAGGTAGATGTAGCattactaatagttaatttttctaatttaccatagatttattctaataaatcatttttatttttggaaaaactagtttttaaatgagatggaaTCTCATGGGGAACAAACAAaggggtttctttttttttttttttttttaatagtgggttttataggagatatttgggcttcaatttttctaattgtttactcatagtttttagatataaattgatataattgttTCGTTAGATTATATTATCAAGATTTTTATCAGTGTttgtaatattatgtttttttattggtgaagccaaaatttgagtatttctttGATTGAATTTGATGGCTACAAAAGTGGGGTATTctttgtaaatagtttgattattttctcctttaatccATTGGTTAGTAGTCTTATTTATAGTagacaattgatttgatttatatatttcgAACTACGTAGAGAAAGATATATTAAtctgtattttctctaaatcctcataatatttttcttgaatataatctttttctaattttgtaaaggttgagaaaaatattattcttttgtgactattttcttttttcatataatcttgtttgaaatattttttgttaattttaaattcttctttattcttATTGGTTGtttcttcattattttaaatttttttatatgtgcttAATTATAAGGAAAAATCTAAAGGTAGTCAGTTTGGCACACTCCCATTGCGCACCCCTTACCTGGCATGCCAGAAGATTAAATGAAACGGTGCAGATCATTATAAGCGGGAGTCGAAATTGTAAGAAGACGACAGACGGCATTTCAAACtaattaaggcttcgtttggttagcATTTCAAACTAATTAAATGAAACGTACCGTTTTCATCCTTATCTTAAATTGACGGCTAGCcattccccttccccttcccacTCCTCCATCCCGTGAACAGTTGACAAAAATATCCATCTGCTCCCCTCCATCCCGCAAACGAAACACTCCATCTGCTCTCCTCCCTCCCACGAAGGAAAGACGAAAGCAAaaccaactctctctctctctctctctctctctctctctctctcaacgtGATGAGCTCAAAtgaattgttataaaaaaaaagtttcggATATAAGAGAGTACCTTGAAGATGAATCTATCAAGGAAAAATCGAGCACAgaggaaaaacagagcaaagaaGGGAAGGATAGCGAAATGAAGTACTCTTTCATATTTGTTGTTAATTAATTGAATGAATCTATCGAGGAAAAATCGAGCACAgggaaaaaacagagcaaagaaGGGAGGATAGCGAAAGGAAGTACTCTCTCATATTTGTTGTTGATTAATTGAATGAATCTATCGAGGAAAAATCGAGCACAgggaaaaaacagagcaaagaaGGGGAGGATAGCGAAAGGAAGTACTCTCCCATATTTGTTGTTGATTAATTGAACTTTAGGtatgtaaaaattaaagatgattTGAGTATGCATGAATGTAATACATGTAGAAGAGTAATACTTAAATGGGTATAAAACCACCATTGGGACCTTTGAATTATAATGTATTTGCAATATTTTCTACTATGTTTAGTAGGTTGCAAAGGTGGTTTCGCACCCTTTCCACGTGCTAGCTAGAGCAAGCcgtaacaacaaaaataaagtaatttatGTTTTCTAAAATGATCAACAAATCTCGTGGAATGAACATCTCTTTATAGTATGATCCAAAGTTTCTAATAATTCAACAAGTTACCCATCCTCTGTTTTCTTAAGTTTCTTTTTTGATGttgtatgaaaaaatattttgcatacatatagatattttgagaaaatattttagcatcaaaaataaaagaatcataATGGACCTGTGTAGTAGAATTTTGTTCAAGGAATAAGCTAAATACAGAGGTAAAAATAGGGAAAAATTATGAACAACAGGGAAAAAACCTCATTTGACGATGGACGACGAAACCCAATGGGGGAACCCGACCATTTTTTGATCTGAGAATGTGAATGCGACTTCGAGATCCGAGGTCAGTTCCGATGGCTAGAAAGCTGTGTGACCGTGTCGTTCTCTTCGTGAGGGGTGGGGAAAAGCTGAAGCAACCCAGACGTGTGACTGACCGTGTCATTCAGTTTCTAAGGGTGAGAGCATcttcattggcttggccaaataaggagattagctaaattttagataatttgtacTAAAAAGACTCTACATTGGATTGgccatctctaaaataatttgaatttctgtTATAGTGATTAGCCAACTATAGAGAACTACAATTggttcaccaaacattaaaataataatttctcactccaattaagtttaatttcaatttttttattagcattaaatgacatttgaaaatatgatttttttaatattaatttaattagaatataattattattaatattaaattagtagaattataaaatatgatacaaataaattaaataaaaaaattattaatttaataatattttattattatatagagaatgaatgactaatctaatgtgatgattgaatttaaatagaatatataaatataaaaaaatgtgatattaactaaattttaaagataaatttaatcaaaccaaaaaaaaaatgcgaaCGACGAGACTTGCGGGTGCACAACCAGACTTTCTCTTCCTTTcagccttttttttattttttctcttttttttaattaccccTATCAGGGGTGCGCAAGGTGTCCCAAATTGACTATCTGTAGCAGAGTtgattattattagttatatcGTTTAAATAGTATCTTTCGATAAACACAGATTTCTTTTATGCTTCCACCGTCCACGTTGGTATGGTTACTTGGTTAGTATGTAGTTAAAGCACGCGGAGCACTGACCAGTTACTTAAAACATGGGGTGGTTTGGTGGGAATGACACCCGGAGCCACTCAGCTGCGGATAAGAAAACGTGTGGGGGTTTGGCCGGTGGTGGGGTGGTAGGTGGAGGACTACCTCTGGCGTGGAGGACTAACTCTCGCGTGGAGGAAGATATTCTGGACCATCTTACCTCTACTTTCTCCGTCTCTTTCCAATGAGGTAGATACCAACCAACCAAACTTGGAATCTACTGCACCATTTTACTCTTCGTAAACCCACTTGTTTGTGGCACTCTCTTTTGCTTCTCTCAGAACACCACAACTTCACTGCTCGTGTGAGtctcactttctttttcttctccatgTTTCCTAATGTTGTATGTTCTATCTTTCTTCCTCCTATGTGAGCTTCTTTTTAGAATCTTTGGAAATTTTTGGGCTGTTGGCTTTCAATTGTTTTAAGGAGTTGATTTTGCTTGAAGAAGGGAATGAATAGGTTtacattcttttaatttaagttGTGTATGCAGTTGTCGGAGTCAAATCTAACGCCGAATTAGTCATTTTGATGGCACAAGAAACTGTACGCCCAGATGAGGAGGTAATCTTTATGTAAAAGTTTAATTACGGAGATAATTGAAGTGTtcttcatatattatttttttttcaattttctccttattttgTTTATTCATGTTAgcgtttaatttttttccccgTTCTATGGTTATGTGTATTATCTGTGGTTATATTACTCGCAGCTGGTGCTAAAACAAAAGTATGACTCTTAGGTTGTCCTCGGAGAAGAAATAGATCATGTGAGGTTGATCACCTTAAACCGGCCTCGTCAATTGAATGTCATCTCACATGAAGTGGTATGTTCGATAAATTTGACCCACATTGACTTCGTTTGAACTCTAGGTCCTCTTCTCTTCTGTTTTTTGTGTAcaaatagttatttatttatttatttttgttttccttcaacCAGGTTTATCTGCTAGCAGAATACTTGGAAAAGTGGGAGAAGGACCACAAAGCTGAGCTTGTAATTATCAAGGTTAGTTCTAAATCCTTCTGAATGTCTGAACTATCTGGGCAACCTTTTTATAACAACAATATTTTGAGAGAAGATCACTCATTTTCATTGTTTGGGAAATAAATGTGGTGAAAAATACGTTACCATCCAGATGTGATCCATTTTCTGTTTGTACGAAAACGTTTATATTTCCATAACATGCCTAATGAAAtagcacttatatatatacaattgtaTACTTACTAATAATTTTTACATTCTGTCTACATGAAGTGGTAGGTTTGTTCATTAAAATTTCTTATGTTGATTGTCATGGATCTTATGATCTTATCCAGGGAGCTGGCCGAGCTTTCTCTGCCGGTGGAGATCTGAAAATGTTCTATGATGGCAGAAAGTCGAGTAAATGCACTACCATCGAAAAATTTTATGGCTTTCCTTTCCTTATATGGTTCTTTATGCAACAGCATGCACATGAAAGTTACGTAtggtttttgaatttcattttgaCAGAGGATTCTTGCCTTGAAGTGGTCTATAGAATGTATTGGCTCTGTTATCATATTCATACCTATAAGAAAACCCAGGTACCATTTTAAAGTTGTCCCTTATGATGAAATTATGTAGAGGAAATAGATGTGCTAAAGTTTTGCCTAGTGTATGAAATGGTTGATATTTACTACTCAATTTGTAACGCTGTCAACAGGTTGCCCTTGTGCATGGAATTTCAATGGGTGGAGGTGCATCTTTGATGGTCCCAATGAAGTTCTCAGTTGTCACAGAAAAAACAGTGTGTATTTGGTTCTTGTTAGATGCTTCCGTGTATAAATCTGTctgttgattttggttttatgGGATTTATTTCCAATTCTGTGTTTTAACACCAAATTACATTGTGGTGTATGCGATGAATGCTGTGGCCTAGGTATTTTCCACTCCAGAAGCAAGCATCGGATTTCACACTGACTGTGGCTTTTCCTATattctctctcatctccctgGGCATTTAGGTTAGCATAAAATTAATAGGAGgagattaaaattaatctttttatgtATGACAAAGATCTTCCCATGTTTATTGGCTAAATGACTAGTAATACCTGGGTACATTTGCAGGGGAATTCTTGGCCTTAACAGGAGCTAGGCTGAATGGTAAGGAATTGGTTGCTGCTGGATTGGCAACCCATTTTGTCCCGTCCGAGGTTAGTTTGAGAGCACTTGTCTAGAATCCAGTCTTGTCGCCATTTGATATATATTCACAATTCAGTGGTGTCGAGTATTGGTAAAAGCGCACTTCAATGAAAAGTGGCAAGGCCAAATAAAAGTAGAAATTTATACTGATATACTCTACTTGAAATACAAAATTGACTAGGAAATGGAACAATCCGAAAACACTTGTCCAAATAGAACTGGGAACTTATTGCTTCATAATTTTCCTTTCAACAAGAGTATATTCACATGGTTAGTCAGTAACAAGATTATATCAGTATAAATTCGCATGCATGCTTGTTGGGTGTATAGTATCAAAACAACAAGTGTTGCCAGCAAAGAGGAGATATTAAATGCATTCTTGTTGggtataaaattttcattcattctATAAGAAAAATTGGGGATCCTTTTCTCCTTTCCGAGTTGACTAGGGAAATATGGCAGGTGATGGAGCAGTTCTCCCCATCATGGAAAATTAATATTCTGAAGGTTCAATATAAGTCAAAAAGCCTTAGACTTCTAACACTAGAATTGCTTGAGAAGTTTTTCTGATCATATATGTTTATCTAGGGCCATATACCTTTTTATATCATATGCAACATGATGTCTATGCCACAGCTAGATTATGACATTCTTTTTGGTCCTCTTGCtggttattctatttttttgtaaacTATCCTATACCCACTGTTTTGTGATATAATAGAGCCTCAAATGATATCTGACAGTACAGCCTTATCATATAATTTGCAAATTAAAGAGAAGGAACAGAGGACTTTCAGTAATGGACTTAAAAAGTCTAATTATTACATTTCATAGTTCCTCATGAATTCTACCTATCATAGAATGGATGAGGAACTATGAGTATGACTGACCTCTTGAGTTGATTTTTGATATCATCCAAGTGCATATAATGTTGGTTGATTTCTTGGGACAGAAGGTTGTTCCTTCTTTGGACAGCCTCTGTTCCAAGCAGGTTCTCATTTTATGAGAACTTTGATCCCCATTCATATCCAAAATAACAGAAGCTTATTAGGATAAGCTTGCTTTATGTGTCAGATTTTCTTTTATGTGCTGTATGTGATTAATCTCTCCTCTCTGCTTTGCTCTATCTGCTACACCACTGGGCTATTCTTGAAATATCTGCAGATTTTGTCCATACCTATTCTTCATCTGTTAAACTTGGCATTTCTTCCTTCTTTACTTGCTGTGTAATTTGTGTTTATGAcactacaataaaaataaagttgaagACATAATTTGGACAAAGAGAAGGTAGCAAAGATAAGTTTTGTGAAAGTGTATCTGAAATATCTAAGGTTTTGATGGTATTGACTGAAAGGATCAGGATACTACAATTTTAGTGTGCAAGATCCTCTGAATGAATGGTGACAAATCAGATACTGCGATATGAATTTGAGGGACAGGGCGTTGGGGGatgaataaactttttttttttttatttggcacTGGGTATCCAAGaacaaagtcccaactaatcccgggggtgcacaagcccttggtaaagagttttccgcaagtgcagCTCAAGTAATTCAATGGGAAGTTCCCCCATTCCGATGAtctctagaaattgtttgcacccatgatgTTTCAAATCTTAGGccccaccaagaccaaggcttttgccacttgagccaacccctaggagtTAATGAATAAACTTGATAGAGCTAATAACATAAATTTCCATGgggatattttaatttattgatatgGTTGGCCTATTTGTGGGTAAGACGTGAAGGATGGATTGAATAGGAAACAATCGTTGACcatttgaattttttcattttaatttgagGAACTCTTCTTGGCACCATCAGTGCTGCTGATCTTGTGCTGATCAAATTAAATGGAATAGTTGTAGGAAATGGCCATCATTTGTGGTAATTGGTC containing:
- the LOC109003899 gene encoding 3-hydroxyisobutyryl-CoA hydrolase-like protein 5 isoform X1, giving the protein MAQETVRPDEEVVLGEEIDHVRLITLNRPRQLNVISHEVVYLLAEYLEKWEKDHKAELVIIKGAGRAFSAGGDLKMFYDGRKSKDSCLEVVYRMYWLCYHIHTYKKTQVALVHGISMGGGASLMVPMKFSVVTEKTVFSTPEASIGFHTDCGFSYILSHLPGHLGEFLALTGARLNGKELVAAGLATHFVPSEKLPELEKHLISLNSGDKNAVKSAIEEFSVDVQLDENSILNKKSIIDECFSKNNVADIIKSFESEASKEGNGWIGAVLKGLRRSSPTGLKITLKSIREGRKQTLSECLKKEFRLTMNVLRATISEDVYEGIRALTIDKDNAPKWEPPSLDKLDDEDVDLVFQKFTENLELQIPEDNRWHGKYESTPYATSKVKD